A DNA window from Rhineura floridana isolate rRhiFlo1 chromosome 11, rRhiFlo1.hap2, whole genome shotgun sequence contains the following coding sequences:
- the GFAP gene encoding glial fibrillary acidic protein isoform X1 — MEGHRLSSYGRRFGAQSSSIHHALRFSPGRRYLSSSPSTRLSVTKLKTSSLSFRAGPKFSPDKVDFSLADALNTEFKETRTNEKVEMMELNDRFASYIEKVRFLEQQNKVLVTELNQIRDKEPTKLANIYQEEVRELRLQVDQLTNSKDRLEIERDNLLEDLNSLRQKLQDEINLRLEAENNLSSYRQDVDDAALARMDLERKVESLQEEINFLKKIHDEELQELQQHLQQQQQQQVHIEMDMAKPDLTSALREIRIQYESLASNNMHETEEWYKSKFADLTDAAARNIEALRLAKQEANEYRRQLQALTCDLESLRGSNESLERQLREMEDRYALDTVSYQDTVIRLEEDTRSLKEEMARHLQEYQDLLNVKLALDVEIATYRKLLEGEESRITIPVQTFSNLQIRETSLDTKSVSEAHLKRSIVVKTVETRDGEVIKESTQEHKEAV; from the exons ATGGAAGGGCACAGACTGTCGTCCTATGGAAGGCGCTTTGGCGCACAGTCTTCCTCCATCCACCACGCCTTGAGGTTCTCGCCAGGCCGCAGGTACCTGTCTTCAAGCCCCAGTACCCGGCTCTCTGTCACCAAGTTGAAGACTTCCAGCCTCAGCTTCCGTGCTGGCCCCAAGTTCTCCCCAGACAAGGTGGATTTTTCCTTGGCTGATGCCCTCAACACTGAATTCAAGGAGACCCGCACCAATGAGAAGGTGGAGATGATGGAGCTGAATGATCGCTTTGCCAGCTACATTGAGAAGGTCCGCTTCCTAGAGCAGCAGAACAAAGTCCTGGTGACTGAGCTCAACCAGATCCGAGACAAGGAACCCACCAAGTTGGCCAACATCTACCAGGAGGAGGTGAGGGAGCTACGACTTCAAGTCGACCAGCTCACCAACTCTAAGGACCGGCTGGAGATCGAGAGGGACAACCTGTTAGAAGACCTCAACAGCCTCCGCCAAAA gTTACAAGATGAGATTAATCTGCGCCTTGAAGCTGAAAACAATTTGTCTTCCTACCGACAG GACGTTGATGATGCCGCACTAGCTCGGATGGATCTGGAACGCAAAGTCGAATCACTGCAGGAGGAAATCAACTTCCTAAAGAAAATCCATGATGAG GAGCTTCAGGAGCTGCAGCAgcacctgcagcagcagcagcagcagcaggtccaTATTGAGATGGACATGGCCAAGCCAGACTTGACATCTGCCCTGCGCGAGATCCGCATCCAGTACGAGTCTCTGGCCTCAAACAACATGCATGAGACTGAGGAGTGGTACAAGTCTAAG TTTGCAGACCTGACTGATGCAGCAGCACGAAACATTGAGGCCCTGCGCCTAGCCAAGCAAGAAGCCAATGAGTACCGCCGGCAACTGCAAGCCCTCACCTGCGACTTGGAGTCCCTGAGAGGATCG AACGAATCTCTGGAGAGGCAGCTGAGGGAGATGGAAGACCGCTATGCCCTCGACACTGTCAGCTACCAGGACACGGTGATTCGGTTGGAGGAAGACACCCGGAGCCTCAAGGAGGAAATGGCCCGTCACCTCCAGGAATATCAGGACCTCCTCAATGTCAAATTGGCATTAGACGTTGAGATTGCCACCTACCGCAAACTCTTGGAGGGAGAAGAAAGCAG GATCACCATTCCAGTACAGACCTTCTCCAATCTTCAGATTCGAG AAACCAGTCTGGACACAAAGTCAGTTTCTGAGGCCCACCTGAAGAGGAGCATTGTGGTCAAAACTGTGGAGACAAGAGATGGAGAG GTGATCAAGGAGTCCACCCAGGAGCACAAGGAAGCGGTGTGA
- the GFAP gene encoding glial fibrillary acidic protein isoform X2: MEGHRLSSYGRRFGAQSSSIHHALRFSPGRRYLSSSPSTRLSVTKLKTSSLSFRAGPKFSPDKVDFSLADALNTEFKETRTNEKVEMMELNDRFASYIEKVRFLEQQNKVLVTELNQIRDKEPTKLANIYQEEVRELRLQVDQLTNSKDRLEIERDNLLEDLNSLRQKLQDEINLRLEAENNLSSYRQDVDDAALARMDLERKVESLQEEINFLKKIHDEELQELQQHLQQQQQQQVHIEMDMAKPDLTSALREIRIQYESLASNNMHETEEWYKSKFADLTDAAARNIEALRLAKQEANEYRRQLQALTCDLESLRGSNESLERQLREMEDRYALDTVSYQDTVIRLEEDTRSLKEEMARHLQEYQDLLNVKLALDVEIATYRKLLEGEESRITIPVQTFSNLQIRGDQGVHPGAQGSGVKQAAMK; the protein is encoded by the exons ATGGAAGGGCACAGACTGTCGTCCTATGGAAGGCGCTTTGGCGCACAGTCTTCCTCCATCCACCACGCCTTGAGGTTCTCGCCAGGCCGCAGGTACCTGTCTTCAAGCCCCAGTACCCGGCTCTCTGTCACCAAGTTGAAGACTTCCAGCCTCAGCTTCCGTGCTGGCCCCAAGTTCTCCCCAGACAAGGTGGATTTTTCCTTGGCTGATGCCCTCAACACTGAATTCAAGGAGACCCGCACCAATGAGAAGGTGGAGATGATGGAGCTGAATGATCGCTTTGCCAGCTACATTGAGAAGGTCCGCTTCCTAGAGCAGCAGAACAAAGTCCTGGTGACTGAGCTCAACCAGATCCGAGACAAGGAACCCACCAAGTTGGCCAACATCTACCAGGAGGAGGTGAGGGAGCTACGACTTCAAGTCGACCAGCTCACCAACTCTAAGGACCGGCTGGAGATCGAGAGGGACAACCTGTTAGAAGACCTCAACAGCCTCCGCCAAAA gTTACAAGATGAGATTAATCTGCGCCTTGAAGCTGAAAACAATTTGTCTTCCTACCGACAG GACGTTGATGATGCCGCACTAGCTCGGATGGATCTGGAACGCAAAGTCGAATCACTGCAGGAGGAAATCAACTTCCTAAAGAAAATCCATGATGAG GAGCTTCAGGAGCTGCAGCAgcacctgcagcagcagcagcagcagcaggtccaTATTGAGATGGACATGGCCAAGCCAGACTTGACATCTGCCCTGCGCGAGATCCGCATCCAGTACGAGTCTCTGGCCTCAAACAACATGCATGAGACTGAGGAGTGGTACAAGTCTAAG TTTGCAGACCTGACTGATGCAGCAGCACGAAACATTGAGGCCCTGCGCCTAGCCAAGCAAGAAGCCAATGAGTACCGCCGGCAACTGCAAGCCCTCACCTGCGACTTGGAGTCCCTGAGAGGATCG AACGAATCTCTGGAGAGGCAGCTGAGGGAGATGGAAGACCGCTATGCCCTCGACACTGTCAGCTACCAGGACACGGTGATTCGGTTGGAGGAAGACACCCGGAGCCTCAAGGAGGAAATGGCCCGTCACCTCCAGGAATATCAGGACCTCCTCAATGTCAAATTGGCATTAGACGTTGAGATTGCCACCTACCGCAAACTCTTGGAGGGAGAAGAAAGCAG GATCACCATTCCAGTACAGACCTTCTCCAATCTTCAGATTCGAG GTGATCAAGGAGTCCACCCAGGAGCACAAGGAAGCGGTGTGAAGCAGGCAGCCATGAAGTGA
- the FAM187A gene encoding Ig-like V-type domain-containing protein FAM187A, with protein MASGLAGIAIVLGTADVLHAFAIVEKEDMFKKTPCPAFLMFENAAYLADMSFELPCNCKPEEITSVVWYFQKNMGSQQTKVLTDFDGTLVVDSSHIKMGIDMLRRFSIRMFSLIVFRAQLEDSGHYICGTKKGEFFYGYDVDVQTSKDITVAFADEDQHPQRDHNETHFMVFTIFWDWTKCNRCDVRGEQRRIGLCYVQSPYLLKRYRTTIAEVASCGSKSVPQQFRGVQIRKPEVIIRSCMASCRRKISANGEASISNVISKLGEKPWVPDIPIQFHKQALGSGLIIACPGARPEHAVAWDKDSTRLYLTRFLAGVNKSMRVFIDHGNHLHIRFAQMNDRGIYYCWREGQMVAGFRLSVVYESRHKRSIDDPETQYAIKAILTSYVFIALLFVVIHIVRCCFYAFKCTYVE; from the coding sequence ATGGCTTCAGGATTGGCTGGAATTGCAATAGTTCTTGGTACTGCTGATGTTCTCCATGCTTTTGCCATTGTGGAGAAGGAAGACATGTTCAAGAAGACCCCTTGCCCAGCTTTCCTGATGTTTGAAAATGCTGCTTACCTGGCTGACATGAGCTTTGAGCTGCCTTGCAATTGCAAGCCCGAGGAAATCACTTCTGTGGTTTGGTACTTTCAGAAGAACATGGGCAGTCAGCAGACTAAGGTCTTGACAGACTTTGATGGCACTTTGGTTGTGGACTCCAGCCACATCAAGATGGGCATCGACATGCTCCGGCGCTTCAGCATAAGGATGTTCAGTCTCATTGTCTTCCGTGCTcaactggaagattcagggcactATATTTGTGGTACAAAGAAAGGAGAGTTCTTCTATGGCTATGATGTAGATGTGCAGACTTCCAAGGACATAACTGTTGCTTTTGCAGATGAGGATCAACACCCACAAAGGGACCACAATGAGACACACTTCATGGTCTTCACCATCTTCTGGGACTGGACCAAGTGCAATCGCTGTGATGTCAGAGGTGAGCAACGAAGAATTGGGCTGTGTTATGTGCAGAGCCCTTATCTGCTCAAGCGATACCGTACTACTATAGCAGAGGTAGCCTCCTGTGGCTCAAAGTCAGTCCCACAGCAGTTTCGGGGTGTTCAAATTAGGAAGCCTGAGGTCATTATCCGAAGTTGCATGGCATCTTGCAGAAGGAAGATATCCGCAAATGGAGAGGCATCCATCTCAAATGTCATCTCAAAGCTTGGAGAAAAACCCTGGGTTCCCGACATCCCAATTCAATTCCACAAACAGGCCCTTGGCAGCGGGTTGATCATTGCCTGTCCTGGTGCTCGGCCAGAGCATGCCGTGGCTTGGGACAAAGACTCAACTCGGCTGTACCTCACTAGGTTCCTTGCTGGGGTCAACAAGAGCATGAGGGTCTTCATTGATCATGGAAATCATCTGCATATCCGCTTTGCCCAGATGAATGACAGAGGTATCTATTACTGCTGGCGAGAGGGGCAAATGGTTGCTGGTTTCCGGCTATCTGTGGTGTATGAGAGCCGCCACAAAAGAAGCATTGATGATCCTGAGACACAATATGCTATCAAGGCCATCCTCACAAGCTATGtcttcattgccctcctcttTGTTGTCATCCACATTGTCCGCTGCTGCTTTTATGCCTTCAAGTGCACATACGTTGAATAG
- the CCDC103 gene encoding coiled-coil domain-containing protein 103 — MEGAIDIRALEKELEGAIAADEKYLRENEAKFRAVHQKVASYEEFRDIVLASHLKPLEKKDKMGNKRNVLWNSCAMKASCKQENKVELSQKLERLPETSAEFYRDWRRCMKNSQERYQLLLQLGSQNLGRIFQTDLAFGLLGEFLAVFTENVCIKDRDYVLEILESFSDTKRFGLNVELLGEQEKENCQQLFEKLQRMGTDPSSPPEEGMPVAQIHCQADGPDERKLIELMHLYQVS; from the exons ATGGAGGGTGCGATAGATATCCGTGCTCTGGAGAAAGAGTTGGAAGGAGCTATTGCTGCTGACGAGAAGTACCTGAGAGAAAATGAGGCCAAGTTCCGAGCAGTGCACCAGAAAGTGGCATCTTACGAAGAATTCAG AGATATTGTTTTAGCATCGCACTTAAAGCCTCTAGAGAAAAAGGACAAGATGGGGAATAAAAGAAATGTGTTGTGGAACTCCTGTGCAATGAAAGCAAGCTGCAAACAAGAGAACAAGGTAGAGCTGTCTCAG AAATTGGAACGGCTACCTGAGACCTCTGCAGAATTCTACAGAGATTGGCGAAGATGCATGAAAAACAGTCAAGAACGCTACCAGCTCCTGCTCCAACTTGGATCCCAGAACCTGGGCAGGATCTTCCAAACAGATCTCGCTTTTGGTCTCCTAGGTGAATTCCTAGCAGTGTTCACTGAAAATGTCTGCATCAAAGACCGGGACTATGTCTTGGAGATTTTGGAGAGCTTTTCAGACACCAAACGCTTTGGACTGAATGTGGAACTCCTGGGGGAGCAAGAGAAGGAAAACTGTCAGCAGTTGTTTGAAAAATTACAAAGGATGGGGACTGACCCCAGCAGTCCTCCTGAGGAAGGTATGCCTGTTGCCCAAATCCATTGCCAGGCAGATGGACCAGATGAAAGAAAATTGATAGAACTGATGCATCTTTACCAAGTCTCCTAA